In Haloterrigena turkmenica DSM 5511, a single genomic region encodes these proteins:
- a CDS encoding cell division protein SepF, producing MGLMSKILGGGQSRTAEDYVELDLDDASASSAEAAMQVHIAEVNDQADAIDIKDAVYDGDIVIADITRLRTSDSTVEHIVDELRQVAQEVDGDIVRKGDDQIIITPTGVHISREKLGQRV from the coding sequence ATGGGACTTATGAGCAAAATCCTCGGCGGCGGTCAGTCTCGGACGGCCGAGGACTACGTCGAACTGGATCTCGACGACGCGTCGGCGAGTTCGGCCGAGGCGGCCATGCAGGTACACATCGCCGAAGTCAACGACCAGGCCGACGCTATCGATATCAAAGACGCCGTCTACGACGGCGACATCGTCATCGCGGACATCACGCGTCTGCGAACCTCGGATAGCACCGTCGAACACATCGTCGACGAACTCCGGCAGGTCGCCCAAGAGGTCGACGGCGACATCGTCCGGAAGGGCGACGATCAGATCATCATCACGCCGACCGGCGTCCACATCAGCCGCGAGAAACTGGGCCAGCGGGTCTGA
- a CDS encoding DUF1028 domain-containing protein: MTFSICAHEAYETPDGESHHRFGVAVTTRLPGVGALCPFVSDRGAVATQSLINVELGERGLAYLEDGLAIDDALEALLNADEGAPQRQLHGVDREETFAFTGAECVEHSGHLEHDNFTVAGNMLTGEDVLEAAAANYAANAVHETTDPATGPEAVRDDAETDPLAKRLIDALAAGNLEGGDKREELSVQSAAVVVETTEHHDWEPAYDDLRIDASETPIADLRETYDLAMAGYESTLERYSDAFAADSLESVEDEGP, translated from the coding sequence ATGACCTTCAGTATCTGCGCTCACGAGGCCTACGAGACCCCGGACGGCGAGAGCCACCATCGATTCGGCGTCGCCGTGACGACCCGTCTTCCCGGCGTCGGTGCGCTCTGTCCGTTCGTCAGCGACCGCGGCGCCGTCGCGACCCAGAGCCTGATCAACGTCGAACTCGGCGAGCGCGGGCTCGCCTACCTCGAGGACGGGCTCGCGATCGATGATGCCCTCGAGGCACTGCTCAACGCCGACGAGGGCGCCCCGCAGCGACAGCTCCACGGCGTCGACCGCGAGGAGACGTTCGCCTTCACCGGCGCGGAGTGCGTCGAGCACTCCGGACACCTCGAGCACGACAATTTCACCGTCGCCGGCAACATGCTGACCGGCGAGGACGTCCTCGAGGCGGCCGCGGCCAACTACGCGGCCAACGCCGTTCACGAGACGACCGATCCCGCGACTGGGCCGGAAGCGGTTCGGGACGACGCCGAAACCGATCCGTTGGCGAAGCGGCTGATCGACGCCCTCGCGGCGGGCAACCTCGAGGGCGGCGACAAGCGCGAGGAGCTGTCGGTTCAGAGCGCGGCGGTCGTCGTCGAGACGACCGAACACCACGACTGGGAGCCGGCGTACGACGACCTGCGGATCGACGCGAGCGAGACCCCAATCGCCGATCTGCGAGAGACCTACGACCTCGCGATGGCCGGCTACGAATCCACATTAGAACGGTACAGCGACGCCTTCGCGGCGGACTCGCTCGAGTCCGTCGAAGACGAGGGACCCTGA
- a CDS encoding putative sulfate/molybdate transporter: MAHSFRSGAGSALEFSTGELTGALGDSVTVLPLVVALAATTSVSLPHVLVGFGVFQIVWGLYYGLPLSVEPMKALIGLAIVGTLTYVELAAAGLVAGGILLAVGKLGLVGRLQRVVGEPVIRGVQFAVALLLLEAAVDLSTGNLPVAIGGLAVVGLLALVGYRQASVLVVLGLGALTAVTTTGIPTPQVPALAVFPAGGPTLSSAALEGTVAQLGMTVGNAAIATALLCGDLYDRDISPDALSTSMGVTCLAAIPLGGVPMCHGSGGLAGKYAFGARTGGANVLLGVGYLALALVATGALLAAFPLAVLGVLLVVVSLELARAAFEPVSGRRSLAFVLGVGAIGLFINVGVAFVLGAGLFWALAGAE, translated from the coding sequence ATGGCGCATTCGTTCCGGTCTGGGGCCGGCTCCGCGCTCGAGTTTTCGACGGGCGAGCTGACAGGAGCGCTAGGTGATTCGGTTACGGTATTGCCGCTGGTAGTCGCGCTGGCGGCGACGACGAGTGTCTCCCTGCCTCACGTACTGGTCGGCTTCGGCGTCTTCCAGATCGTCTGGGGACTCTACTACGGACTACCGCTGTCCGTCGAACCGATGAAGGCCTTGATCGGGCTGGCGATCGTCGGGACGCTCACCTATGTGGAACTCGCCGCCGCCGGCCTGGTAGCGGGGGGCATACTGCTCGCGGTGGGGAAACTGGGGCTCGTCGGCCGACTCCAGCGGGTCGTCGGCGAACCCGTGATCCGCGGCGTACAGTTCGCCGTCGCCTTGCTCCTCCTCGAGGCGGCCGTCGACCTCTCGACGGGGAACCTCCCGGTCGCGATCGGCGGGCTAGCCGTCGTCGGCCTGCTAGCGCTGGTCGGCTACCGGCAGGCCAGCGTGCTGGTCGTGCTCGGGCTCGGCGCCCTCACGGCCGTCACGACGACGGGAATCCCGACACCGCAGGTGCCCGCTCTCGCCGTCTTCCCGGCGGGCGGGCCGACCCTGTCTTCCGCCGCGCTCGAGGGGACCGTCGCACAGTTGGGGATGACGGTCGGGAACGCGGCGATCGCGACTGCCCTGCTCTGTGGCGATCTCTACGACCGGGATATCTCGCCAGACGCGCTCTCGACGAGTATGGGCGTGACCTGTCTGGCGGCGATTCCGCTCGGCGGCGTGCCGATGTGCCACGGCAGCGGCGGACTCGCGGGGAAGTACGCCTTCGGCGCTCGCACCGGCGGTGCGAACGTGCTGCTCGGGGTCGGCTACCTCGCGCTGGCGCTCGTGGCCACCGGGGCCCTGCTGGCCGCATTCCCGCTTGCGGTTCTCGGCGTCCTGCTCGTCGTCGTCTCCCTCGAGTTGGCTCGAGCGGCGTTCGAGCCGGTCTCGGGCCGCCGTTCGCTGGCGTTCGTGCTGGGCGTCGGCGCCATCGGCCTGTTCATCAACGTCGGCGTCGCGTTCGTCCTCGGCGCTGGCCTGTTCTGGGCGTTGGCTGGAGCGGAGTGA
- a CDS encoding DUF7384 family protein encodes MPERPNPARVVAAPKVLAADLLVGGDARDALDHVRRHSWVELVASDPLLEETERLVAALADSDLAADHRERLETERVAVDQPADDHPALASAYRGGAAHLLSYDEGLGSARAGLSLQPRVSVSVRPPDAFAQLFDPESLYEAVEGGAYPGPDRDPRASE; translated from the coding sequence ATGCCTGAGCGACCGAATCCGGCCCGCGTCGTCGCGGCCCCCAAAGTGCTCGCGGCCGACCTGCTCGTCGGCGGCGACGCCCGGGACGCCCTCGATCACGTCCGTCGTCACTCCTGGGTCGAACTGGTTGCGAGCGACCCGCTGCTCGAGGAGACCGAACGGCTCGTCGCGGCGCTGGCCGATTCCGACCTCGCGGCCGACCACCGGGAGCGACTCGAGACCGAGCGAGTGGCCGTCGACCAGCCGGCGGACGACCACCCGGCGCTCGCCTCGGCGTACCGCGGCGGGGCCGCACACCTGCTCTCGTACGACGAGGGGCTGGGGTCGGCGCGTGCGGGCCTCTCCCTGCAGCCTCGCGTCTCGGTCAGCGTCCGCCCCCCGGATGCGTTCGCGCAGCTGTTCGACCCCGAGAGCCTCTACGAGGCCGTCGAGGGCGGGGCGTATCCCGGTCCGGATCGGGATCCTCGAGCGTCGGAGTAG
- a CDS encoding guanosine monophosphate reductase, translating into MNDLRTGLSYGDVLLVPNRSPVDSRSDVDLSTRLTPSVELETPLVSAAMDTVTEAELAIALSRAGGFGVLHRFLTPAEQAEQVARVKNADEQVGAAIGIDEDFVGRGGALVEAGVDALVVDVAHGHMERTIDAVARLREEFPETDLVAGNVATPAGVEDLAAAGADCVKVGIGPGSHCTTRKVAGAGVPQLTAVDDCAEAAEALDVTICADGGIRTSGDAVKALMAGADTVMMGSLFAGTEEAPGAVVEVDGTRYKRSRGMATTTAAEKRDDKEEDVRADEGVEALTPYKGPVADVVAEFCAGIQSGLSYCGGHTIPEAREKAEFIRVAASAKEREGYHADHDWEGVDVDSTAKAGGGSGSEDGSANATAEGDD; encoded by the coding sequence ATGAACGATCTCCGCACCGGACTGAGTTACGGGGACGTGCTCCTCGTTCCGAATCGCTCGCCAGTCGACAGCCGCAGCGACGTGGATCTCTCGACGCGGCTCACGCCATCGGTCGAACTCGAGACGCCGCTGGTCTCGGCCGCGATGGACACCGTCACGGAGGCCGAACTGGCGATCGCGCTGTCGCGGGCCGGCGGGTTCGGCGTCCTCCACCGCTTTCTCACGCCGGCGGAACAGGCCGAACAGGTCGCGCGCGTGAAAAACGCCGACGAGCAGGTCGGCGCCGCCATCGGGATCGACGAGGACTTCGTCGGACGCGGCGGGGCGCTGGTCGAGGCCGGCGTCGACGCGCTCGTCGTCGACGTCGCCCACGGCCACATGGAACGAACCATCGACGCCGTCGCGCGGCTCCGCGAGGAGTTCCCCGAGACGGATCTCGTCGCCGGTAACGTCGCGACGCCCGCGGGCGTCGAGGATCTGGCGGCCGCCGGCGCCGACTGCGTGAAGGTCGGCATCGGCCCCGGCTCCCACTGCACCACGCGGAAGGTCGCCGGAGCGGGCGTTCCGCAGCTGACCGCCGTCGACGACTGCGCGGAGGCGGCCGAGGCTCTCGACGTGACGATCTGCGCCGACGGCGGCATCCGCACCTCCGGCGACGCGGTGAAGGCGCTGATGGCGGGCGCCGACACCGTGATGATGGGCAGCCTCTTCGCGGGCACCGAGGAGGCCCCCGGCGCGGTCGTCGAGGTCGACGGCACGCGATACAAGCGCTCGCGCGGCATGGCGACGACGACCGCCGCGGAGAAGCGCGACGACAAGGAAGAGGACGTCCGCGCCGACGAGGGTGTCGAGGCGCTGACCCCCTACAAGGGGCCGGTCGCCGACGTCGTCGCGGAGTTCTGTGCGGGTATCCAGTCCGGACTCTCTTACTGCGGCGGTCACACCATCCCCGAGGCCCGCGAGAAGGCGGAGTTCATCCGCGTCGCGGCCAGCGCGAAGGAACGCGAGGGCTACCACGCCGACCACGACTGGGAGGGTGTCGACGTCGACAGCACGGCGAAGGCCGGCGGCGGTTCGGGTTCCGAAGACGGGAGCGCGAACGCGACCGCGGAAGGCGACGACTGA
- the arsM gene encoding arsenite methyltransferase encodes MTGNDTTTDDATDTPRDQRTHVRERYAEVASADGDCCDASTTDADCCDDPAADDDTETECCDTSETDSGCCDASNGEFDLEDDPSRALSLGYEPADLEAAPEESNLGLGCGNPVAISNLEAGETVLDLGSGGGFDCFLAAREVGPSGRVIGVDMTPEMLERARENAAEGEFENVEFRLGEIEHLPVADATVDTIVSNCVVNLSPDKGQVFAEAYRVLRPGGTLAISDLVATEPLPREIRENPDAVDACVGGAATIDELEPLLDDAGFVDGSIALEGEWTADLPVASARIEARKPV; translated from the coding sequence ATGACAGGAAACGATACCACCACCGACGACGCGACCGACACGCCGCGCGATCAGCGAACGCACGTCCGCGAGCGGTACGCCGAGGTCGCGTCCGCCGACGGCGACTGTTGCGACGCCTCGACGACCGACGCCGACTGCTGTGACGACCCCGCGGCCGACGACGACACCGAAACGGAGTGCTGTGACACCTCGGAAACCGACAGCGGCTGCTGTGACGCTTCGAACGGCGAGTTCGACCTCGAGGACGATCCGTCTCGGGCGCTGTCGCTCGGCTACGAGCCGGCCGACCTCGAGGCCGCCCCCGAGGAGTCGAACCTCGGGCTCGGCTGTGGCAATCCCGTTGCGATCTCGAACCTCGAGGCCGGCGAGACGGTCCTCGACCTCGGCTCCGGGGGCGGGTTCGACTGCTTCCTCGCGGCTCGCGAGGTGGGCCCCTCGGGGCGGGTTATCGGCGTCGATATGACGCCGGAGATGCTCGAGCGCGCTCGCGAGAACGCGGCCGAGGGCGAGTTCGAGAACGTCGAGTTCCGACTGGGCGAGATCGAACACCTTCCAGTCGCCGACGCGACCGTCGATACGATCGTCTCGAACTGCGTCGTCAACCTCTCGCCGGACAAGGGCCAGGTGTTCGCGGAGGCGTACAGAGTCCTTCGGCCCGGCGGCACGCTCGCGATTTCGGACCTCGTCGCGACCGAGCCGCTACCGCGGGAGATCCGCGAGAATCCCGACGCCGTCGACGCCTGCGTCGGCGGGGCCGCGACGATCGACGAACTCGAGCCGCTGCTCGACGACGCCGGCTTCGTCGACGGCTCGATCGCCCTCGAGGGCGAGTGGACCGCGGACCTGCCAGTCGCGTCCGCTCGGATCGAAGCGAGAAAACCCGTCTGA
- a CDS encoding ArsR/SmtB family transcription factor, whose product MDSDDDAIEAACRSLEAVCDDVEETVDALTEQRPAEDRVATQAAVFGALANEHRVRILEALRDGELCACELQVVLGAPQSTVATHLRRLREAGLIKGRKKGKWTYYRIADTAALELLDIGAAVDVPETD is encoded by the coding sequence ATGGATTCGGACGATGACGCGATCGAGGCAGCCTGCCGGAGCCTCGAGGCCGTGTGCGACGACGTCGAGGAGACCGTTGACGCCCTGACGGAGCAGCGGCCGGCCGAAGACAGGGTCGCGACGCAAGCGGCGGTGTTCGGCGCGCTCGCGAACGAACACCGAGTACGGATCCTCGAGGCGCTCCGCGACGGCGAACTGTGCGCTTGCGAACTGCAGGTCGTCCTCGGGGCGCCCCAGTCGACGGTCGCGACCCACCTCCGGCGGCTCCGGGAAGCGGGGCTGATCAAGGGCCGGAAGAAGGGGAAGTGGACCTACTACCGGATCGCCGACACGGCGGCGCTCGAGTTGCTCGATATCGGAGCCGCCGTCGACGTTCCGGAAACCGACTGA
- the rdgB gene encoding RdgB/HAM1 family non-canonical purine NTP pyrophosphatase — translation MAIRFVTGNEGKVREARDYLADLEPVEQIDYDYTEVQSDSLAEIAAHGAREAFEELGSDEPVLVDDAGLFVDALEGFPGPYSSYVEDTVGVERLWRLASEEENRRARFKTVLAYADGEVPRTSDETASEADSGSRAVRVETFEGSVAGTLVAPRGEGGFGYDPIFEYNGQTMAEMSTEEKNAISHRGRALAEFAEWYAGRDQ, via the coding sequence ATGGCCATTCGATTCGTCACCGGCAACGAGGGGAAGGTTCGCGAGGCGCGGGACTACCTCGCGGACCTCGAGCCAGTCGAACAGATCGACTACGACTACACCGAGGTCCAGAGCGACTCGCTCGCTGAGATCGCGGCCCACGGCGCCCGCGAGGCCTTCGAGGAACTGGGGAGCGACGAACCGGTCCTCGTCGACGACGCTGGACTGTTCGTCGACGCGCTCGAGGGATTCCCGGGCCCGTACTCCTCCTACGTGGAGGACACCGTCGGCGTCGAACGGCTCTGGCGACTCGCAAGCGAAGAGGAGAACCGACGCGCTCGGTTCAAGACGGTGCTCGCGTACGCCGACGGCGAAGTGCCACGCACCTCGGACGAGACGGCGAGCGAAGCGGATAGCGGTTCGCGAGCCGTCAGAGTCGAGACCTTCGAGGGCTCGGTCGCCGGAACGCTCGTCGCGCCGCGCGGCGAGGGTGGGTTCGGCTACGATCCGATCTTCGAGTACAACGGGCAGACGATGGCCGAGATGAGCACCGAGGAGAAAAACGCGATCTCCCATCGCGGCCGCGCGCTGGCCGAGTTCGCGGAGTGGTACGCCGGACGCGACCAGTGA
- a CDS encoding pectinesterase family protein, with translation MQVESFDFVVARDESGDFESVQAAIDAVPDFRDAETTIFLESGTYEEKLVVPTSKTNVTLVGEDPEETILTYDDYNGEANRFGEEMGTTESSSCFLFGDDFTARDLTFQNTAGAVGQAVAVRVDGDRAVFENCRFLGHQDTLYTHGEDSRQYYRDCYVEGRVDFIFGWSTAVFEDCEIFCTGDKGYVTAASTTEDTDYGYLFRNCEITGDAPENSFYLGRPWRPYAQTVFAHCYLGEHVRPEGWHNWRDPDKEETAFYAEYENEGPGFTPDERVDWAHQLTDEEATEYTRETVLDGWDPLERLADADD, from the coding sequence ATGCAGGTCGAGAGCTTCGACTTCGTCGTCGCGCGAGACGAGAGCGGCGATTTCGAGTCCGTCCAGGCCGCGATCGACGCGGTTCCGGACTTCCGAGACGCGGAGACGACGATCTTCCTCGAGTCCGGAACCTACGAGGAGAAACTGGTGGTTCCGACCTCCAAGACCAATGTGACCCTCGTCGGCGAGGACCCCGAGGAGACGATTCTGACCTACGACGACTACAACGGCGAGGCAAACCGCTTCGGCGAGGAGATGGGGACCACCGAGTCCTCGAGTTGCTTCCTGTTCGGCGACGACTTCACGGCGCGGGACCTCACGTTCCAGAACACGGCGGGCGCCGTGGGACAGGCCGTGGCCGTCCGAGTCGACGGCGACCGCGCCGTCTTCGAGAACTGCCGGTTCCTCGGTCACCAGGACACCCTCTACACCCACGGCGAGGACAGCCGCCAGTACTACCGCGACTGCTACGTCGAGGGCCGGGTCGACTTCATCTTCGGCTGGTCGACGGCCGTCTTCGAGGACTGCGAGATCTTCTGTACCGGCGACAAGGGGTACGTCACCGCCGCCTCGACGACCGAGGACACCGACTACGGCTACCTCTTCCGGAACTGCGAGATCACGGGCGACGCGCCTGAGAATTCCTTCTACCTGGGACGACCCTGGCGTCCCTACGCCCAGACGGTGTTCGCACACTGCTACCTCGGCGAGCACGTCCGGCCCGAAGGGTGGCACAACTGGCGGGACCCCGACAAGGAGGAAACCGCCTTCTACGCCGAGTACGAGAACGAGGGCCCTGGCTTTACGCCCGACGAGCGCGTCGACTGGGCCCACCAGTTGACCGACGAGGAGGCCACCGAGTACACCAGAGAGACCGTCCTCGACGGCTGGGATCCGCTCGAGCGGCTCGCAGACGCCGACGACTGA
- a CDS encoding DUF5808 domain-containing protein has product MADKPTSGEILGVPYNFDRPSLGRMISSYWQPGEGMLVEKPFGVGYTLNLANWRSWIVVLVAGALLWQQEQSDSGTDEDRRDEPVEVIVDDQDE; this is encoded by the coding sequence ATGGCAGACAAACCGACTTCCGGAGAGATTCTCGGCGTACCGTACAACTTCGATCGACCCAGCCTCGGACGGATGATCTCCTCGTACTGGCAGCCCGGCGAGGGGATGCTCGTCGAGAAGCCCTTCGGTGTCGGCTACACGCTGAACCTCGCCAACTGGCGGTCGTGGATCGTCGTCCTCGTCGCCGGCGCGCTCCTCTGGCAGCAAGAGCAGAGCGACTCCGGAACCGACGAGGACCGCCGGGACGAGCCCGTCGAGGTCATCGTCGACGATCAGGACGAGTAG
- a CDS encoding helix-turn-helix domain-containing protein — MKRVRITLDPAGDYAPPLYRRLAGGAPSLDRAHIINWNVAAPPTAFLLWLRGDYRRFEAELEASRNVDEYELLPLTDRECHCFLEGAVADAARLLFENFTQGSLITVPPIVCNDDGTNTFSIIGTAADIQNAVEGVPDGVGVTVEAVGGETVAPKSAIGRLSERQREAVETGLEIGYYDVPREATAADVARELDCATATAAEHLQKAESTLIGALLER; from the coding sequence ATGAAACGCGTTCGAATCACCTTGGACCCCGCCGGCGACTACGCCCCACCGCTGTACCGACGGCTCGCGGGCGGGGCGCCGTCGCTCGATCGAGCCCACATCATCAACTGGAACGTCGCGGCGCCGCCGACGGCGTTCCTGCTGTGGCTTCGCGGCGACTACCGCCGGTTCGAAGCTGAACTCGAGGCCAGTCGGAACGTCGACGAGTACGAACTCCTCCCGCTCACAGATCGGGAGTGTCACTGCTTCCTCGAGGGCGCGGTCGCCGACGCCGCGCGGCTGCTGTTCGAGAACTTCACGCAGGGGAGTCTGATCACCGTGCCGCCGATCGTCTGCAACGACGACGGGACCAACACGTTCTCGATCATCGGGACGGCTGCCGACATCCAGAACGCGGTCGAGGGCGTCCCCGATGGCGTCGGCGTCACCGTCGAAGCGGTCGGCGGGGAGACCGTCGCGCCGAAGAGCGCTATCGGGCGGCTCTCCGAGCGCCAGCGCGAGGCCGTCGAAACCGGCCTCGAAATTGGCTACTACGACGTTCCCCGCGAGGCGACGGCGGCTGACGTCGCCCGCGAACTCGACTGCGCGACCGCGACCGCTGCGGAACATCTCCAGAAAGCCGAGTCGACGCTGATCGGAGCGTTGCTCGAGCGGTAG
- a CDS encoding YgaP family membrane protein has product MQRNVGGYDRIVRGVLGIWLVVMAAAAYQDDERERAAIAGIAGLGLLQNVWMGFCGGNYLLGVDTTGDSCSAE; this is encoded by the coding sequence ATGCAGCGAAACGTCGGCGGATACGATCGCATCGTACGCGGCGTGCTCGGCATCTGGCTGGTCGTGATGGCCGCGGCTGCGTATCAGGACGACGAACGGGAACGCGCCGCGATAGCGGGCATCGCCGGACTCGGACTCCTCCAGAACGTCTGGATGGGTTTTTGCGGCGGGAATTACCTGCTCGGGGTCGATACGACCGGGGACTCCTGCTCCGCGGAGTAA
- a CDS encoding bifunctional N(6)-L-threonylcarbamoyladenine synthase/serine/threonine protein kinase, whose amino-acid sequence MNSDIRILGIEGTAWAASAAVYDSATDDVFIESDAYQPDSGGIHPREAAEHMHDAIPRVVETALEHARETHDGPAGEAPVDVDERSSSGQQAAPVDAIAFSRGPGLGPCLRIVGTAARALSQALEVPLVGVNHMVAHLEIGRHTADFDSPVCLNASGANAHLLAYRNGRYRVLGETMDTGVGNAIDKFTRHVGWSHPGGPKVEAAAEDGEYVDLPYVVKGMDFSFSGIMSAAKQAYDDETPVEDICFSLQENIFGMLTEVAERALSLTGSDELVLGGGVGQNERLREMLAEMCAQRGAEFHAPEPRFLRDNAGMIAVLGAKMYEAGDTLEIEDSQVDPNYRPDQVPVTWRRDEPELAAGRGADGSETQVRGAEALVDLEPETGRVTKHREVKSYRHPELDERLRRERTTLEARLTSLARREGVPTPVLSDVDPREARLELEYVGETDLRDGLTAECVRDVGRHLARLHWAGFVHGDPTTRNVRVGRAGRDASRDERTDEVRERTVLIDFGLGYHTDHVEDYAMDIHVFDQSLVGTADDPDPLREALREGYREVGEERVLERLRDVEGRGRYVTDDAPE is encoded by the coding sequence GTGAATTCTGACATCCGAATCCTCGGAATCGAAGGCACCGCCTGGGCGGCCAGCGCGGCAGTCTACGATTCCGCGACCGACGACGTCTTCATCGAGAGCGACGCCTACCAGCCCGACAGCGGCGGCATACACCCCCGCGAGGCCGCCGAACACATGCACGACGCGATTCCCCGCGTCGTCGAGACCGCACTCGAGCACGCCCGCGAGACCCACGACGGGCCCGCCGGCGAGGCGCCGGTCGACGTCGACGAGCGAAGCTCGTCGGGCCAACAGGCTGCGCCTGTTGATGCCATTGCGTTCTCTCGAGGGCCGGGGCTCGGCCCCTGTCTGCGGATCGTCGGCACGGCCGCCCGGGCGCTCTCGCAGGCGCTCGAGGTCCCGCTCGTCGGCGTCAACCACATGGTCGCCCACCTCGAGATCGGGCGCCATACGGCGGACTTCGACTCGCCAGTCTGTCTGAACGCCAGCGGCGCCAACGCCCACCTCCTGGCCTATCGCAACGGCCGCTACCGCGTGCTCGGGGAAACGATGGACACCGGCGTCGGCAACGCTATCGACAAGTTCACCCGCCACGTCGGCTGGTCCCACCCCGGCGGGCCGAAGGTCGAGGCGGCCGCCGAGGACGGCGAGTACGTCGACCTCCCGTACGTCGTCAAGGGCATGGACTTCTCCTTTTCGGGGATCATGAGCGCCGCAAAGCAAGCTTACGACGACGAGACGCCGGTCGAGGACATCTGTTTCTCGCTGCAGGAGAACATCTTCGGCATGCTGACCGAAGTGGCCGAACGCGCGCTCTCGCTGACCGGCAGCGACGAACTCGTGCTGGGCGGCGGCGTCGGACAGAACGAGCGCTTACGCGAGATGCTCGCGGAGATGTGCGCCCAGCGCGGGGCCGAGTTCCACGCGCCCGAACCCCGGTTCCTCCGGGACAACGCCGGCATGATCGCCGTGCTCGGCGCGAAGATGTACGAGGCCGGCGACACACTCGAGATCGAGGACTCGCAGGTCGATCCGAACTATCGGCCGGATCAGGTGCCGGTGACGTGGCGACGCGACGAGCCCGAGCTCGCGGCCGGCCGCGGGGCGGACGGCAGCGAGACGCAGGTCCGCGGCGCCGAAGCGCTCGTCGACCTCGAGCCCGAAACCGGCCGTGTCACGAAACACCGCGAGGTCAAGAGCTACCGCCATCCCGAACTCGACGAGCGACTGCGCCGCGAGCGGACGACCCTCGAGGCCCGCCTGACCAGCCTCGCACGCCGCGAGGGGGTGCCGACGCCGGTGCTCTCGGACGTCGATCCGCGGGAGGCGCGCCTCGAACTCGAGTACGTCGGCGAGACGGATCTCCGCGATGGGCTGACCGCCGAGTGCGTTCGCGACGTCGGTCGACACCTCGCACGACTGCACTGGGCCGGGTTCGTCCATGGCGATCCGACGACGCGAAACGTCCGCGTCGGGCGTGCGGGACGCGACGCCTCCCGAGACGAGCGAACGGACGAAGTCCGTGAGCGAACCGTCCTCATCGACTTCGGCCTCGGCTACCACACCGACCACGTCGAGGACTACGCGATGGACATCCACGTCTTCGACCAGAGCCTCGTCGGTACCGCCGATGACCCCGACCCGCTCCGCGAGGCGCTTCGGGAGGGCTACCGCGAGGTCGGCGAGGAGCGAGTGCTCGAGCGCCTGCGGGACGTCGAGGGACGCGGCCGGTACGTTACCGACGACGCTCCGGAATAG
- a CDS encoding 30S ribosomal protein S27ae, whose product MPRHELYDDDGSTEREQCPRCGDSFLADHGDRQHCGKCGYTEWE is encoded by the coding sequence ATGCCACGACACGAACTCTACGACGACGACGGCAGCACCGAGCGCGAACAGTGCCCCCGCTGCGGGGACTCCTTCCTCGCCGACCACGGTGACCGCCAGCACTGCGGCAAGTGCGGGTACACCGAGTGGGAATAG
- a CDS encoding 30S ribosomal protein S24e: protein MDVDIISETENPMLHRTDVTFELSHEDATPERLQVRDSLAAKLNKDADEVVVRKLDTKFGMRKTVGEAKVYDTADDARDVEQDHMLERNKIGAEEAEAEADAEAEEA from the coding sequence ATGGACGTCGACATCATCTCCGAAACGGAGAATCCCATGTTGCATCGAACCGACGTGACCTTCGAACTGTCCCACGAGGACGCGACGCCGGAGCGCCTGCAGGTTCGGGACAGTCTCGCGGCCAAACTGAACAAGGACGCCGACGAGGTCGTCGTCCGCAAGCTCGACACGAAGTTCGGGATGCGAAAGACCGTCGGCGAGGCCAAGGTCTACGACACGGCCGACGACGCCCGCGACGTCGAGCAAGACCACATGCTCGAGCGAAACAAGATCGGCGCCGAAGAGGCCGAGGCTGAGGCGGACGCCGAAGCGGAGGAAGCATAA